A DNA window from Loxodonta africana isolate mLoxAfr1 chromosome 7, mLoxAfr1.hap2, whole genome shotgun sequence contains the following coding sequences:
- the LOC135232155 gene encoding olfactory receptor 56B4-like encodes MFTSTNSSSLQVSQFILMGLPGIHNWQHWLALPLALLYLLALGANLLIMITIQHEPILHEPMYHFLEILAVVDIGLATTIMPKILAIFWFDSKAISLPECFAQIYAIHCFFGMESGIFLCMAVDRYVAICHPLRYPSIVTEAFVVKVTGFMVLRSALLTIPVPALAAQRHYCSRNKIEHCLCSNLGVISLACDDITLNKFYQLVLAWILVGSDMALVFSSYALILHSVLRLNSAEAMSKALNTCSSHLILILFFYSGIIVLSVTHLAEKKALLIPVLLNVLHNVIPPALNPMVYALRMQELRLGFQRLLSLGEDGSTK; translated from the coding sequence ATGTTCACCTCCACCAACAGTTCCAGCCTTCAGGTTTCTCAATTCATCCTGATGGGTCTCCCAGGCATTCACAATTGGCAGCACTGGCTCGCCCTGCCCCTGGCTCTACTTTACCTCTTAGCTCTTGGTGCCAATCTCCTCATCATGATCACCATCCAACATGAGCCCATACTACATGAGCCCATGTACCATTTTCTGGAAATATTGGCAGTGGTAGATATTGGTCTGGCCACCACTATCATGCCCAAGATTCTAGCCATCTTCTGGTTTGACTCCAAGGCCATCAGCCTCCCTGAGTGTTTTGCTCAAATCTATGCCATCCACTGCTTCTTCGGCATGGAATCTGGCATCTTCCTCTGCATGGCAGTGGACAGATATGTAGCCATCTGTCACCCGCTCCGATACCCCTCCATAGTTACTGAAGCTTTTGTGGTCAAAGTCACAGGGTTCATGGTGCTCAGGAGTGCCCTGTTGACCATCCCAGTGCCTGCCCTGGCTGCTCAGCGACACTACTGCTCCAGGAATAAGATTGAGCACTGCCTCTGCTCTAACTTGGGAGTTATCAGCCTAGCTTGTGATGACATTACTTTGAACAAATTTTATCAACTGGTCTTAGCATGGATCCTGGTTGGGAGTGATATGGCTCTGGTGTTTTCTTCCTATGCTTTAATCCTCCACTCTGTGCTGAGGCTGAACTCAGCAGAAGCAATGTCCAAAGCTCTGAACACCTGCAGCTCTCACCTCATCCTCATCCTCTTCTTCTACTCAGGTATCATTGTGCTGTCTGTCACACATCTAGCAGAGAAAAAAGCTCTCCTCATCCCTGTGCTCCTCAACGTGCTGCACAATGTCATCCCTCCTGCACTCAACCCCATGGTCTATGCGCTCAGGATGCAGGAGCTCAGACTGGGCTTCCAGAGACTACTTAGCCTGGGTGAAGATGGGTCCACCAAGTAA
- the LOC135232156 gene encoding olfactory receptor 52N2-like yields the protein MTMIFSNNSHLFPHTFFLTGIPGVTAVHIWISLPFCFMFLLAVIGNSVLLFLIQRECSLHQPMFFFLAMLSFVDLVLSLSALPKMLAIFWFGATAINFHSCLSQMFFIHAFSAMESGVLEAMALDRFVAICNPLCYATILNPVVVAKIGGLVVLRGVGLTISFPSLAHQLPYCGSHTIAYTYCEHMAVVKLACGATTVDNLYAFAVAISLGVDDVAFIAYSYGKIVRTVMHSSSPESCGKAGSTCTAHVCVILFFYGRGFLSVAMQLFGPPIASAFKVILANLYLLFPPALDPIVYGVKTKQIRDQLFRVLTPNQIDPI from the coding sequence ATGACCATGATTTTTTCGAATAATTCTCATCTCTTCCCACATACTTTCTTCTTGACTGGCATCCCAGGGGTGACTGCTGTCCACATTTGGATCTCACTTCCCTTTTGCTTCATGTTCTTGCTTGCAGTAATAGGGAATAGTGTCCTGCTTTTTCTCATTCAGAGAGAGTGCAGCCTTCACCAAcccatgtttttctttcttgccaTGCTCTCCTTTGTTGACCTAGtcctctccctctctgctctGCCCAAGATGCTGGCCATTTTCTGGTTTGGTGCTACAGCCATCAATTTCCATTCTTGTCTTTCTCAGATGTTCTTCATCCACGCATTCTCTGCCATGGAGTCAGGAGTGCTGGAGGCCATGGCCCTGGATCGCTTTGTGGCCATTTGTAACCCTCTGTGCTATGCAACCATCCTTAACCCAGTTGTTGTTGCCAAGATTGGAGGCCTAGTGGTGCTGAGGGGTGTGGGTTTGACCATCTCATTTCCAAGCCTGGCCCATCAGCTTCCCTACTGTGGCTCACACACAATTGCCTATACCTACTGTGAGCATATGGCTGTGGTCAAGCTGGCCTGCGGTGCCACCACTGTGGACAACCTCTATGCCTTTGCTGTGGCAATTTCTCTTGGTGTGGATGATGTGGCCTTTATTGCGTACTCCTATGGGAAGATTGTGAGAACTGTGATGCATTCTTCTTCCCCTGAGTCATGTGGCAAAGCAGGCAGCACATGCACGGCCCATGTCTGTGTCATCCTCTTCTTCTATGGACGAGGTTTTCTTTCTGTGGCCATGCAGCTGTTTGGGCCACCCATTGCCTCTGCTTTCAAGGTCATCCTTGCCAATCTCTACTTGCTCTTTCCCCCTGCACTGGACCCCATTGTGTATGGAGTCAAGACAAAGCAGATACGTGACCAGCTGTTCAGAGTTCTGACCCCCAATCAGATTGACCCCATTTGA
- the LOC100655978 gene encoding olfactory receptor 52L1: protein MMALSNSSWRLPQLSFFLVGIPGLEESQHWIALPLGVLYILALVGNVTILFISWTDPSLHQPMYLFLAMLASIDLILAFSTAPKTLAVLLVQAHDIGYTVCLIQMFFIHAFSSMESGVLVAMALDRYVAICHPLHHCTILHPEVIGCIGVAVLVRGLLLLTLFPILLRRLIFCEATIIGHAYCEHMAVVKLACSDTTVNRAYGLAVALLVVGLDVLVIAISYALILQAVLKVPGGEARLKAFSTGGSHVCVILVFYVPGVFSFLTHHFGHHVPHHIHVLLATLYLLVPPALNPLVYGVKTRQISQRVLRIFYIKA, encoded by the coding sequence ATGATGGCCCTTAGCAATTCCAGCTGGAGGCTACCTcaactttcttttttcctggtaggTATACCGGGTTTGGAGGAAAGCCAGCACTGGATAGCCTTGCCCCTAGGTGTCCTTTATATCCTTGCTCTGGTGGGAAATGTCACCATTCTTTTCATCAGCTGGACTGACCCATCCCTGCACCAGCCCATGTACCTCTTCTTGGCTATGCTTGCTAGCATTGACCTGATCCTGGCCTTCTCCACTGCACCGAAAACCCTTGCAGTACTCCTGGTTCAGGCCCATGATATTGGGTATACTGTATGCTTGATCCAGATGTTCTTCATTCATGCGTTCTCCTCCATGGAGTCAGGTGTGCTTGTGGCCATGGCTCTAGATCGCTATGTAGCCATCTGTCACCCTCTGCACCATTGCACCATCCTGCATCCAGAGGTCATAGGGTGCATTGGAGTGGCAGTACTCGTGCGGGGATTACTCCTTCTCACCCTTTTCCCCATCCTGCTGCGGCGCCTCATCTTCTGTGAGGCCACCATCATAGGCCATGCCTATTGTGAACATATGGCTGTGGTAAAACTTGCCTGCTCAGACACTACAGTGAACCGAGCCTATGGGCTGGCAGTGGCACTGCTTGTGGTTGGGCTAGATGTTCTGGTCATTGCTATTTCCTATGCTCTCATTCTCCAGGCAGTTCTGAAGGTACCAGGAGGTGAGGCCCGACTTAAGGCCTTTAGCACAGGTGGGTCCCATGTTTGCGTTATTCTGGTCTTCTATGTCCCTGGAGTATTCTCCTTCCTCACTCACCATTTTGGCCACCATGTGCCTCATCACATCCATGTTCTTTTGGCCACTCTTTACCTCCTTGTGCCACCTGCCCTCAATCCTCTTGTCTATGGGGTGAAGACTAGACAGATTAGTCAGCGGGTACTCAGGATATTCTACATAAAAGCATAG